The nucleotide window TTTGCAAGCTTGGGTTAGTGACTTATCTTGTGTTTCATGGCATGACAATAATTTTAACAATAAATAGACATGAAATTGACCCAAACTCATGTACAAAGTTAGGCCATATGATGCATGGATTAATTCACACATAAATGACAAAATGCCAACTTTGTATAGAATTTGCAGTActgaaatatttcagtgtgtaCCGGTGTGTACTGAAACTGCAGTAGTGAAATAATTCAGTGTGCATCAGTGTGTACTGAAATTGTAGTAACGAAATATTTCAGTGCCTACCGGTGTGTACCGAAATATTTCAGTGTCTACCACTACAACATTACAAATTTTGCCTAGGGCAGTACCGAAATATTTCAGTGCCTACCGGTGTGTACCGAAATATTTCAGTGTCCACCACTACAACATTACAAATTTTGCCTAGGGCAGTTCCGAAATATTTCAGTGCCTACCGGTGTGTACCGAAATATTTCAGTGTCTACCACTAGAACATTACTAATTTTTCCTAGGGTTCACATACATCATAATCCATCCTCCAAATCCATGTACTCAAATGTTCATGCAATTCATTGAGATTAAGCATTCCCTCTCTGAGCTATTACAATCAGTATCACCACGATGTAAGCACGAGCAGTAGGAAGATGAGGAGTGGGGAAGCTTACTCTAAACATAGCTACCGCCGTCGTTCAGACGAGGAGAGCGGCGAGGGAAGCGTGGAGAACTGCGGGGAAGCGAGGTCGCGACCACTGTCCTCCTCATCTTGCGCTTCGGAGTCTCCAGTGACTCGGTTGGGGGGCTGCACAATTTGCAACGGCACCTCGTGCACGGTGGGTTCCTGATCCAGTGGATGCTCTACCCTGGATCTGAACGCCCACCACCTCCGTCTGGTCCACTCGCTGGACGAATTGGCctgctccatcgcccagaggaggATCTCGATCTTGTGAATCGGTTGCGCGGGCTGGGGGAAAAGCTTTGCCCTCTCATTCTTCGTCAAATTCTTGAGAGTGGCCATTGCCGTGCAGCTCATCTGCCTTATGTTGTCAAACCAAGAACGGATCTCCCTCAACCTGGCCAACTTGACCTGGTTGCCGCCGGCGATCTGCACGAAGTCGGTGTTCTCGTCGCCGGCCATCAGCTCGATCTACCGTGGAATAGGGGGTGGGGGTTGCCTGAGTGGAGCGAAGTTGCAGCGGCAGGAAGGAGGAGATGACTGCGGTGGACttggaggagagggaggagatgGCCGCCGATGAGTAATTGTGGAATGTGTAGCACCATGGCGGTGATTATGCATTCGACGAGAGGGGTGGCGCGTGCAAATTTTCCTAGGACTAAACTGCCCATAGATTAAAACGCGTCCCCACCTTGTCACGAGTACCGGCCCCACTCGTTTTAGTACTTTCACGTACTTTCATTGGAGTACTACCCAGTACTTCATATTTGCCTGCCGTTAGATCGACATCAACGAACGGTTCTAAAAAAGCCCAACCACTCTAAAACTTGTAAAAAGATAAACAGTCTTTGCAGCCGATGCTATATTCGTTAGATCTTATATTGAGATTTGTgtaatttttttcttttatttttcctttttccCTTCTTACATGTTATCTCATTTGACTGGTACTTGGTGAAGCCTCGGTCGACTGAGACCTAGCCACATccaaaaataaaagagagagagagaaagaaaggTGTTTGTGCAATAAAACTTTTGTGCATAAGGCCTATGATCTTGTTGAATGGATTTTTTCGACAGAAGCACTAAAAATCTGACATCAGATTTTTAGGCATGGCAAAACTGGAAATTTTTATGGCAATTTTAGTTTGCAAGCACACAAAAATTCTGACAAAAAAAACTAAGACGGATTTATCATGCTCGCCAACTAAACTTGCCATCCTCGGAGAACATAATTTACCATGAAAAATGTTTTATTTTGCCATGGTAAAAATACCCACGTCAGATTTGTAGTAGAGTCATTTCCTGAAGGAGATTATGTTATAATTGGATTTTCATGCAAACTAGATGGATATGGTTATGCAGTGTGTCACCACAGTGGAATATCGAGATGAAACGGATACGTTCAAGCCTACTCAAGGACTTCGGCAAGGGGACCCTCTCTCCTATATCTGGCCATGGGCCAGGCCGGGCCGGGCTTGGGCCAGGCCTAAAAAAGCCCATGGCAGAAAACTGAGGCCCAGGCCCTCCCAGGCCCTATCATCGGGCCTACTTTTCAAGCCCAAGCCCGGCCCATCTGGTAAAAAGCCCTGAAAAGCCCTTAGGGCTTAGGGCCATGGGCTGGGCCTCTTCCTTAAAATGTCAATATGCTAAGCCCAAGCCCGCCCGGGCCCTGCTGGTGGGCTCAAAACTCAGGCCCAAGCCCGGCCCACTGTCAAGCCCATCAGGCCTAGGCCCTGGATTTTAGGGCCGGGCCTGAGATGGCCAGGACTACTCTTTCCCCTACCACTCTTCTTATTCTCGGATGGGCCGACAACCCTTTTATCTCACAGTAAAGAATCAGGGAGCTGTCAAGTGTAAAAGTGTGTTGAGAGCCCCCTTCAGTATCACTTCAGTATCAAATCTTTTATCCGCAGATGATTCTTTGATATAGATGAAGGCCACCCAGTAGAATGGTAAATTCTTTGGAAGCTATCCTGAATTCATATTGTGCGGCTTCAGATCAAATGGTGAGTGTGGACTAATGTATTATTTTTTCCAACCAAAATACAAATGTGGAGGATAGAGATCAAGTTTGCAATATTCTGAACATCGTGACCGAAGCTTTATCAGATAAATATTTGGGTCTGCCAGCTAGCTGGTGCGGGATTAGAAAAACTGATTGCTTCCGATATTTGATTGATCAGGTTTGTAAAAGAGTTAATGGTTGGAACTAAAGACAACTCTTAGGTTGGGGGGTAAGGAGGTTCTCCTGAATATGCAATGTCAGTCATAAAATTTTGTTTTCTCTTCATCATCTCCCCACCAAAAACTTGACATTTCATCAACGATTGATTTGTAAATACCTTTTGGCAATTTAAATACTAACATGCAATATGATGGAATTGCTTGAGCTACCGATTTCAAAAATATTCCCTTACCTTGCATAGAGAGATTTTTTCTCTTTCCACCCTTTTAGTCGTTGACAAACTCTACCAATGAGGTGTGGGAAACAATCACTCCGGTCCACCCCAACCATGGTTGGGAGGCCTAAATATTTATCTAATGGAGCTTCTGTTAGTATATTCAATTATGCACAAATCTCGTCTCTAACAATGACACAAGTATTGGGGCTGGAAAAAAATACTAGACTTGAGATTAATCACCAACTGTCCAGAGCTGCTAAAATATGTGTTCAGCACCCTTTCCAGAGTCATAGCATTTTGTATGCTTGCTCTCATCAAGATTAGAGAATCATTACAATCAATAGATGGGAAATCGAAGGAGCATTCTTGCATACTTGTATACCTTCAatcctccccctccccctcctcctcatGAGCAAGCATACTAGACGGACCTTTAGAAAGAAAGAGGTAGGGGATAAGGGATCTCCCTGTCTCAAaccacttgtgggggaaaactcATCAGTCTCAGTATTATTAAATCTAATGTTGCCGCCATGGAAACCTTTTGGAAGTAAACAATAGTATTGAAATAGGCATAGATATGAGGTCTTAAACTCACAACCTTATACTTGTGCATAAAAATAGTTGCAACCTGGGAGACAACTGTTACAATATGCTCACATAAAAATAGTTGCAACCATAAGTTACGTTTTAATTTGAGCATCCTCTATTTCTAAATAGTTACAACTCTCCACCCATTTTTCCTCTCCATGGAGCCATATCACATCAACAAATTATGCATGTGGTCATAAGTTACATTTTGTTTGCTTCATCAATTCATGCAAACCATGCCACCTCATCAATTATGCATGTCAGTCATAAGTTAAAAAATCGCATTCTTTTTTGTGTAGTCATGTGCGGTATACGTGTTAAACACTTGAAGAAAATATATGCAGTTCATGCTTCACATTTTTGTTAGAAAATGGCATTACATAAACCGAGAGCACTCTGACATTTACTTTTACATTAGTTTTAAATGTTTTTAGCGTCTGTTTTATGTACCTGTTTCAACAAGGTTCTCGTAGCAATGCGTTAGGTATTATCTAGTTATAACAAGTTGTTAATTTAATCTCTCTGATGAGTGACTTACCTTATATGCAACATATTTTTGCAACAACAAACCAGAAAGGAATCAGATTACACCGATTTTACTTAAAAGTCGCATGGCATAATTTTGCAAAGCTCTCCCATTGTGATTACCATGGAGAAGGTCTGGGGACAATGATTGCAATCTAACGGTTAGGGCATGTTTGATTCATATGATTTCTAAAACACATGAATGAAATGACATGCCATCATCAATAGTATATGATTTTTTAAGCATAGTATTGACGCATATGctcatacacacacatacactcACCCTTATGAACGCACACATGCACACTCTATCCTTATGAGCAagtccgagagactgagccggcatattaTCTTGAGATTGACGAAGTCGTCACAGACGCCTCTGTTGTCGACGGGGACGTCTTCTCCCACTAAATACACATCGTCGGAAGGCCTGAAATAAATTTAGAAAAATGCGAGCACCAATGTCAAGTCTAGGATTTAAAATCTAGTGGGCTGGGGATACCGCTGTCCTCCTAACTATTCAAGCACAAATTGGTTCGAACCAATAGCATGTGATTAGTATAGGtgtttgattgaagaaaaacgtagGATTCTTTATAGGAGGTCGGAGCGCATGGAAATTCTCCTACGAAAACTAGTATAAATGAATCATAAGAAAAAAAAAAAGGTTCCGAGTATTataatcctgcgaatcaaacaacCCATGCAGGAACAAAATTCCTAATGATTTTAGTGTTTCAAAATTCCTTTGCAAATCCTTTAATATTTCAATCAAAAAGGTTACGCGTTCGTACTTTAAAACAAAACGAAACAGGGCATTGCCAGAGAGGCACGGCACTTGGTACCCCGAAAAGGAAAGGAAGCGCACAAATGTCAGACCCCCGTGTTTGCTTGTAGTTGTAGATTTTGCCGAACCCACACCCCCAGTATTCAATGCCGTCGGTACGGCCAGTACCACAACCGCCTCAACCGCCAGCCAATTGATGAATTCACAAACCGCTCATCAACAGCGCCCATCAAATGACGCGCATGTAATTTTGATGCAACACAAACAAATTACCTTCAGTTTCACTCCCAAAGCAAAATGGAAAACCCATGAGAAGAAGGGATTCGCGGGCTCCACCGGACCCTCGTCTCCCTCCCTCCTCCCAAATCCTTTTTCCCTCCCCTTCCCTGCCCACTCCGCTCCAGAATCACGGCACCTCTGCTTTCCGCTTCACAGTTTCACCATCCCGTCGacgccgcccctccccctcctccctcctcctcctcctccagtgGTAAACAGCATCCGGTAATCCAAAAGGGAGGGGAAAAGATCAGAGGAGGGCAGTTCAACCAGCCAAAAAGATTCCAGAAATCAAGAACACGTTCCCACTCGGGCACCGGCGCCGTCCGTCCAGCCGGCCAGCCGATAGATAGGCCCCGTCATCGGCACACACATATAAGCCCAGCGCCATCCACGCCTCCCCTCCCTCCATTGCCCCTCCAGGAAGCCAACCACCAGTTGGAGTTGGTTCACACTGTCCGAGCAGTCAGTCCCCCGAGGCGGAGAGAACAGAGCCAGGCGCCACCATGCGCTCCGGCGGCGCGGGCGTGCTCCTCCTCGCCCTGATCGCCGCGGCCGCCGTTGTGGCCAATGCCGCGGTGACGTACGACCACAGGGCCGTGGTCATCAACGGGCGGCGCCGCATCCTCATGTCCGGGTCCATCCACTACCCGCGCAGCACCCCGGAGATGTGGCCCGACCTCATCCAGAAGGCCAAGGACGGCGGCCTCGACGTGGTCCAGACCTACGTCTTCTGGAACGGCCACGAGCCGGCGCGCGGGCAGTACCACTTCGCCGACCGCTACGACCTCGTCCGCTTCGTCAAGCTCGCCGGGCAGGCGGGGCTCTTCGTCCACCTCCGCATCGGCCCCTACGTCTGCGCCGAGTGGAACTTCGGGTATGTGACCAAGACCAACTCAAACTCAATGCGATGCCATGCATGGCGGCGTCGATTATTGTTGCTTGCTTGGTAGAGTGATTTGGATCGTTCTGGGCGTCGTTGCAGTGGATTCCCTGTGTGGCTCAAGTACGTGCCCGGCATCAGCTTCCGGACGGACAACGGCCCCTTCAAGGTACAGTGCTCATGGCTGAACTGCGATTTGTAATTTTGCGTTTGATTTCACGACGGGGCTGAGCTGAAGTGTGGACGCGCATGGATGGACGCTTGCAGGCGGAGATGCAGAGGTTCGTGGAGAAGATCGTGTCGATGATGAAGTCGGAGGGGCTGTTCGAGTGGCAGGGCGGGCCCATCATCCTCGCGCAGGTGGAGAACGAGTACGGGCCCATGGAGTCGGCCATGGGCGCCGGCGCCAAGCCCTACGCCAGCTGGGCCGCCAACATGGCCGTCGCCACCGGCGCCGGCGTGCCCTGGGTCATGTGCAAGCAGGACGACGCCCCCGACCCCGTCGTAAGCTTCCTGCCGTCTCCTTCTCATCTCCCCGTTGCTTCCTGCCATTGCGAATGCCATGGCGCATTGCCATTTGCCGAAAGAGCAAATTGCGGTGCCAGATAGTGATTGAACCACCTCGCTTTCTCGCGCTGGGCACATGCTTCTGCCGTTAGCACATCACATCACCGAATCGAGCTGCCAACTTTGCAGCCTGGCGCTGCCACCACAAAATATACTCCTGGTCTATGCTAGCTATAATTCGTTCCTTTTCGATTTAAAATTGACAAATTTGTCAGCTTGTGTTCCCCGGGTAATGAATGATGAATGGATTCGTGTTGGCCGCATGCAGATAAACACCTGCAATGGCTTCTACTGCGACTACTTCAGCCCCAACTCCAACGGCAAGCCCACCATGTGGACCGAGGCCTGGACTGGGTGGTAAGTTTCCATGAACTGCACTGGAATTGCAATCTGCAAGCATGTCACGACATTGATTGTTGACGCGATCGATTTTGTTGAAGGTTCACGGCGTTCGGTGGCCCGGTGCCGCACCGGCCGGTGGAGGACATGGCGTTCGCCGTGGCGAGGTTCGTTCAGAAGGGCGGCTCCTTCGTCAACTACTACATGGTGAGCCACCGAGGCTGGCTGGCTACCACATGTTGTCGCCCGGATGTTTCGCCTTTCAGTTGTAGTGGCACCTAACATTTGCTCTGTCTTTCAGTACCATGGGGGCACAAACTTCGACCGGACCGCCGGTGGCCCGTTCATCGCGACGAGCTACGACTACGACGCGCCCATCGACGAATACGGTGCGCGACGAATATGATTCAGCAATTTCAGTTTGTGGCTTGCTTTTCCCGGGTGCAAAAAACAGTTGCAAACTTACTGAAGAAACCATTTTTGGTTGGCATGGTGCGCAGGTCTGATCAGGCAGCCGAAATGGGGCCACCTGAGGGACCTGCACAAGGCCATCAAGCAGGCCGAGCCGGCGCTCGTCTCCGGCGATCCCACCGTGCAGCGCATCGGGAACTACGAGAAGGTTCCGTCCCATCCCTAGGCAAATTCAAGTGACAACAGATCCAATAATGAAAAATCCTTGTGAACTGATCAAATTGCTGGTGCTTGTGCAGGCGTACGTGTTCAAGTCGAGCGCCGGAGCCTGCGCGGCGTTCCTGTCCAACTACCACACGAGCGCCGCCGCGAGGGTCGTGTACAACGGCCGGCGGTACGACCTGCCGGCCTGGTCCATCAGCATCCTGCCGGACTGCAAGACCGCCGTCTTCAACACCGCCACGGTACGGCCTGAACTGAACGACAAACATTGGCCTCTGACGACCCTGCTCTGACCGTCGTGGATGCAGGTGAAGGAGCCGTCGGCGCCGGCGAAGATGAACCCGGCGGGGGGCTTGGCGTGGCAGTCGTACAGCGAGGACACCAACGCGCTGGACTCGAGCGCCTTCACCAAGGACGGCCTGGTGGAGCAGCTCAGCATGACCTGGGACAAGTCCGACTACCTGTGGTACACCACCTAGTGAGTGACGGGCCGGCCATCTCTGTCTCACTGTCTCCATGGAACCATTCATGGACCTCCGCTGATCTCTGAGTTTCTCCCCTGACGCAGCGTCAACATCGACTCGAGCGAGCAGTTCCTCAAGTCGGGCCAGTGGCCGCAGCTCACCATCAACTCCGCCGGCCACTCGGTGCAGGTGTTCGTCAACGGCCAGTCCTTCGGTACCGCCTGAAACTCTGAATCTTTTCCTCCGAAGTGCACTCTGCTATCGATCAAATCGACTACTTACTGATGAACTGAACATCGAATCCTTTTGTCCGTGTCCCAGGCGTTGCCTATGGCGGCTACAACAACCCGAAGCTGACGTACAGCAAGCCCGTGAAGATGTGGCAGGGCAGCAACAAGATCTCCATCCTCAGCTCCGCCATGGGCCTCCCCGTAAGTTTTCATCTCAGATTCAGGCTGCCATGGCCATGGCGGCACCTGCGGCACTGTCTCGGTCCTCACTCCTCAGGCCATTTCTGACATGGTAACTCTCTGGCGGCAGAACCAAGGGACCCATTACGAGGCCTGGAACGTGGGCGTCCTCGGCCCGGTGACGCTGTCGGGGCTCAACCAGGGGAAGAGGGACCTCAGCAACCAGAAATGGACGTACCAGATCGGCCTCAAGGGCGAGTCGCTCGGCGTCAACTCCGTCAGCGGCAGCTCCTCCGTCGAGTGGGGCAGCGCCACCGGCGCGCAGCCGCTCACATGGCACAAGGTCAGCGCCGAATCACCACTGTCGACATTTCACCGCCACTACTCTTCCATTGCCGTTCGACTGAACGTGGTTTGGCTGCTGGTCTGCAGGCCTACTTCGCGGCGCCGGCGGGCAGCGCGCCGGTGGCGCTGGACATGGGCAGCATGGGGAAGGGCCAGATCTGGGTGAACGGGAACAACGCCGGGCGGTACTGGTCGTACAGGGCCTCCGGCAGCTGCGGTGCCTGCAGCTACGCCGGCACCTTCAGCGAGGCCAAGTGCCAGACCAACTGCGGCGACATCTCCCAGCGGTGGTACCACGTGCCGCGCTCCTGGCTCAAGCCCAGCGGCAACCTGCTCGTCGTGCTCGAGGAGTTCGGCGGCGACCTGTCCGGCGTCACGCTCATGACGAGGACGACATGAGAAGCGGGAGGACGGGAGGAAGATGGCATGCAGAAATTGTGAATAATCTGGAGGGAAATGGAGGGAGGCAGAAAGAGGGCACACGAAGGCACACAACTTTCGTAGTAGTATATCAGTACATACGGCCTGGATACGGATACGATTGGTATACGTACAGTCGTACAAAGACTAGTAGGCGTAGTAGTATTTATTCATGGAGAGCGGGAAAAGTGTTGGGCGGCGCGGTCGCCGGAACAGTAGCTCaggcgcggcggccggcgtcCTGCCGGAATACGATCGTTGATTCATTGCCAATCACAAATATTTCGAGACGTTGGTGGGTGGGTGGATCTGCTCTCGGGCCTGCGCACGCAAGTGCTTTCTGAAGCATACTGAACCCCTTTGGGGGGAATTATTTTCTGAATCATTCGTTCCTTCTCAACATGTTCTTCAGAAATTACTACGTATATGGCTTCTAAAGTGACTGCTTGACGCCAGAACTGTTCGCTTCTGTAGTTCTCGGTGATCACTCGCCAGCAAAAATTCATGTTTCCTCTCCTGAAATTTAATCGAGATCTGACCTAATTTGTAAAAATTTCAGGATATGACATTTTTGCTACTGCCAGGGTCCATGACGATAAGGTGTAACAGCCTGCCGCTAGGCACCTTGATGGTAAGAAACATCTCTACCACCACAGGCTGGCGGCATCCTGTACAATCCTACCGCCAGGGTACCCGGCGCTAGGTGCGAGCATGCATTGTGTTTCATACTTAGGAAAAAAACGGTAGGGTGTGCAACCCTACCGCCAGGGACCTTGACGGTATGGACTTTAGTGGTAAGAAAATGATCAGATTTTGACATTTTTATAAGGCAGGGTCAGATCTCGATTAAGTTTGGAAAAAGGATCGAAACACGAATTTTTGCCTCATTCACCTACTTAGATAAAATAACGTTGTAGAAATTCTCCAACTGCTGTTTGTAAAGTTTTGTTACCTTGAGAAATGGTTTCCCATCCATCTGGATTAGTAAGGCATGCACGGATTTTCAGGTCCTCAATTTGACTAACGAAACATGTGTAATATAATACCAAAAGTATATGTTTTGCAAAATTCTTTTGAATATCAATCCAGTTAAACTCTTTTAGCGGCAGATAACACATGTTTTGTTAGATAAATTGAGAACCCAAACACGCCCTACAAACCCGAACGGAGGGAGCATCAATGGAAGATGAACAAAATGTTCTAAGAGGCCACTTCATTAACTAGCCACTCACTCACTCTTTGACCGAAAATACAAAGGTGAACATGGTTTCATGCGCACTCTCGTAAATAGTAAATTCATAAAAAAATACTGGATTTTAGAAATTCTGAAATTTCGCGGTATGAAACTTAGTTGATCATTCTATCCATGTGCGAAGATTCGTGATGTATTGACACCCATGGTATTCTTAGTGAAGAAAATGCAATTGTGACCATACTATTCATCAAACAGTGTTTTTCAATATAGCTTTGATTTTGTCATTTTTGCGCAGATTACCACGGATGTGATTTCTACTTTGGTTTCGTACTTTGAAATATCGAAAATAATTATTTGTCTTCAGCATAGTCGCCCCAAATATGGGTAGTTGTGTTGTTGTCTGTTTACTGTCAGACTTCTTTTTTCATAATGGGTGAATTTGTTGACTCAAAATAAAGTATCAAGAGTATACAAATAAAATGAGCACACACCCAATACCTGCATAATTAGGATGCACAATACCAGTTGGTACACACAAAAAGACACACCGACAAAGACCAAAGTGATAAAAGACCAAACTATGCCCAAGgaggaaaaagaaaaagaaaacccAAATTGATCATCAAACTACAACAACGATCATACCTGCACCAACCATCTCTTGTCCCCACAGGAACAACGGGGTTCTTCAACAACAAAACCTTCAGGAAAGGAACGATGCTCAAGTACTGTTGTCATCGGGTCCAGCCACTAGAGGCTAGATTCTAGGTTTTCATCCTAAAAGAGAGGAGGGACTCTGTATTGATTCAAATCGAAcgttagagagagagagagataggcTGCAAAGCAGCCGTCTGATGTGATCCGCGTGGAGAAATCTTGATGTGGGGCAAAACCCTAGGGTGTCTCGATCTTCATGATTTGAAGGTGGATTTGAGATGGAACCCAAAGAACAGAGGAGGAAATTGGGGGAAAACGCAAGAGAAAATTACTCTATTGGACAAGATCCACACACAAGTACTCAAATCACAAGGCACAATAGGATACACCTCAAGATCCAAACAACAACAAAGTAAAAGATAACTAGGGTAGGTTCTTCCCAATCTATAGGAGATGTGGTGGTCTTGAGAGATACTCTTCCCCAAATCTCTAATAGAAATGGAGGCCTTGGTGTTCTTCTCCTAATGGAGGCCTTGATCCTCTAAGAGGAGATGAAAATAAGTAAAGCTCCCTCAAGATATATTTATATGCTTTGCTAACCCTAGAGAGAAAGTGGGGAAAGGTTTACATAGTCCTAGCCACCAAGAGGTAAGTGATGAATGTGAAAAGGAGGGATACATGGCCATTGGGCCTGTCACTGCGCACAGACATGACATAGTCGGACAGTTCTACTAGATTAAGTTATGTCTATACTAAACCAAGGCTAGATCAATTCAAGAGGCCGACCATTTTTGGCAACCTAACTTGTGGTTGCTATCCCTACACTTAACGCTCATTGCCTCGAACAGGCTAAGGTAGTTGAATGAGTTTGTTGACCTGACATTTCCAGGTCCCATCGAGTTTTATCAAATTATACGCGGCATGCAAAGCATCACGCTCGCTTACAATGTTACAGTCATACTTATGGTTACTATTTGTGCGCAGAAGACAATGAACCGCCTAGGTTCTTTTATCAGTACATTTTCTAATGCCTCCAACTCCTATCTTATAGTAAGCGACATCAAGCATGTAAGGCTCGACCACCCCGCACACCACCGCAAGTCCACAATGAACCTCTGTCTCCCCAACAATACTTATCTATTTGAAACAAGAGATAGTTTAACATATTTATGAGAAAGCAACTCGGTAGCACTCTCTGAAGTGTTGTCTTTATACATCGAGTAATCGAAGAGTAGTTCAATTATTTCCAACTACTTTCTGGAACTATGAATACTCTGGTTTATTGATTCAAATGAATTCGATGAATCATGTTTGTACTATTGCACTTCCTAAAATTACTACATAGGCATCCCTATGAGTTATGTAAGCCATACATAGCACGCACAGAGTTGAAAAATATGCCAACATTACGCTTGACATCTATGAAATAACTCATATTGATAGTTCTTTGTCCGCACTTGACTATTTAATATCAACTGCAATATATAACCACCATGTTGTGACTTAGGAGCATGAATAGTAGTTTCTGGTCAAACTACAATGTATAGCTGAAAGAGAAAGAGGCACTGCATCCCAGTTCTAGGTAAACTCACAATTCGACGAACACAAAAACAACTCAAGAATGCTAGCATATGCAACACAAGTAAATTTATCTATCCCTTAGGATCCACTTTTGCACATCAGATAACAAAATCAA belongs to Triticum urartu cultivar G1812 chromosome 7, Tu2.1, whole genome shotgun sequence and includes:
- the LOC125525679 gene encoding beta-galactosidase 9, with protein sequence MRSGGAGVLLLALIAAAAVVANAAVTYDHRAVVINGRRRILMSGSIHYPRSTPEMWPDLIQKAKDGGLDVVQTYVFWNGHEPARGQYHFADRYDLVRFVKLAGQAGLFVHLRIGPYVCAEWNFGGFPVWLKYVPGISFRTDNGPFKAEMQRFVEKIVSMMKSEGLFEWQGGPIILAQVENEYGPMESAMGAGAKPYASWAANMAVATGAGVPWVMCKQDDAPDPVINTCNGFYCDYFSPNSNGKPTMWTEAWTGWFTAFGGPVPHRPVEDMAFAVARFVQKGGSFVNYYMYHGGTNFDRTAGGPFIATSYDYDAPIDEYGLIRQPKWGHLRDLHKAIKQAEPALVSGDPTVQRIGNYEKAYVFKSSAGACAAFLSNYHTSAAARVVYNGRRYDLPAWSISILPDCKTAVFNTATVKEPSAPAKMNPAGGLAWQSYSEDTNALDSSAFTKDGLVEQLSMTWDKSDYLWYTTYVNIDSSEQFLKSGQWPQLTINSAGHSVQVFVNGQSFGVAYGGYNNPKLTYSKPVKMWQGSNKISILSSAMGLPNQGTHYEAWNVGVLGPVTLSGLNQGKRDLSNQKWTYQIGLKGESLGVNSVSGSSSVEWGSATGAQPLTWHKAYFAAPAGSAPVALDMGSMGKGQIWVNGNNAGRYWSYRASGSCGACSYAGTFSEAKCQTNCGDISQRWYHVPRSWLKPSGNLLVVLEEFGGDLSGVTLMTRTT